The proteins below are encoded in one region of Phaseolus vulgaris cultivar G19833 chromosome 1, P. vulgaris v2.0, whole genome shotgun sequence:
- the LOC137814007 gene encoding glycosyltransferase-like At2g41451 yields MAGALSHRQFQHQPPPSSSRLLLLLTLLPLTLASIAFILQWRGGVTDPLTRWSPDQPQFPGMSSVDSTPSRRPSNCANPLSQSLNPSFPYFRDWNFDYSSHLSPKICVTTSTSAGLEQTLPWIFYHKVIGVSNFLLFVEGKAASPNVTRVLESIPGVKVIFRTRELEEQQAKSRIWNETWLASFFYKPCNYELFVKQSLNMEMAIVMARDSRMDWIIHLDTDELMHPAGTPEYSLRQLLADVPGNVDMVIFPNYESSVERDDIKEPFSEVSMFKKNYDHLPKDVYFGNYKEATRGNPNYFLTYGNGKSAARIQDHLRPNGAHRWHNYMKTPNEIKLEEAAVLHYTYTKFSDLTSRRDRCGCKPTKEDVKRCFMLDFDRSAFIIASTATEEEMLQWYRERIVWTEKALNIKLMRKGILTRIYAPMIIIQSLRESGVFGSVIAKAAQTKLSKEKFLKSVDSSNSTRNSRSDMFSSRKIDAGGLSQTTARRILKVIDESLPSAMPPLSPPSYDHADLIT; encoded by the exons ATGGCGGGTGCTCTTTCCCACAGACAATTCCAGCACCAACCACCACCCTCCTCCTCGcgcctcctcctcctcctcacTCTCCTCCCGCTTACCCTTGCCTCCATCGCTTTCATCCTCCAATGGCGCGGCGGCGTCACCGACCCCCTCACCCGCTGGTCTCCCGATCAACCCCAGTTCCCCGGAATGTCCTCTGTCGATTCCACTCCCTCTCGCCGCCCCTCCAATTGCGCCAACCCCCTCTCCCAATCTCTCAACCCCTCCTTCCCGTACTTCCGCGACTGGAACTTCGATTACTCTTCCCACCTCTCGCCCAAG ATATGTGTCACCACCAGCACCTCCGCGGGGCTGGAGCAGACGCTGCCGTGGATCTTCTACCACAAGGTCATCGGAGTCTCCAACTTCCTCCTTTTTGTGGAAGGGAAGGCTGCGTCGCCTAATGTCACTAGGGTTTTAGAGAGCATTCCC GGGGTGAAGGTTATCTTTAGAACGAGGGAGTTAGAGGAGCAGCAAGCTAAAAg CCGAATATGGAATGAGACTTGGTTGGCAAGCTTCTTCTACAAACCATGTAACTATGAGTTGTTTGTGAAGCAATCTTTGAACATGGAAATGGCTATTGTCATGGCAAGG gaTTCTCGAATGGATTGGATCATCCATCTGGACACTGATGAGCTGATGCATCCAGCAGGAACACCAGAGTATTCTTTAAGACAGTTATTAGCGGATGTGCCTGGAAATGTTGATATGGTCATTTTCCCTAATTAT GAAAGCAGTGTGGAGCGAGATGATATCAAGGAGCCTTTCAGTGAG GTTTCAATGTTCAAGAAGAACTACGACCATCTTCCAAAGGATGTATATTTTGGAAATTACAAAGAAGCAACCCGCGGCAATCCAAACTATTTTCTTACTTACGGAAATGGGAAATCAGCTGCAAGGATTCAGGATCATCTCCGTCCTAATGGTGCCCACAGATGGCACAACTATATGAAGACACCCAA TGAGATAAAATTGGAAGAAGCTGCTGTTCTGCATTACACCTACACCAAATTTTCTGATTTGACTTCAAGACGTGATCGGTGTGGCTGCAAGCCTACTAAAGAAGATGTTAAAAGATGCTTCATGTTGGATTTTGATAGATCT GCTTTCATAATTGCTTCAACTGCAACTGAGGAAGAAATGCTTCAATG GTATCGTGAACGCATTGTCTGGACTGAAAAAGCACTTAACATAAAACTTATGAGAAAAGGCATCTTGACTCGTATTTATGCTCCCATG ATTATTATTCAAAGTTTGAGGGAATCTGGTGTGTTTGGCTCTGTGATTGCAAAAGCTGCTCAAACGAAGTTATCAAAAgagaaatttttaaaatctgTTGACAGTAGCAATTCAACTAGGAATTCCAGATCAGATATGTTTTCTTCTAGAAAAATTGATGCTGGTGGGTTATCCCAAACAActgcaagaagaattttgaaAGTTATAGATGAATCACTCCCATCTGCAATGCCACCGTTGTCTCCACCAAGCTACGATCATGCTGACCTtattacttaa